In Triticum urartu cultivar G1812 chromosome 6, Tu2.1, whole genome shotgun sequence, the following proteins share a genomic window:
- the LOC125513394 gene encoding U1 small nuclear ribonucleoprotein C-1-like, which translates to MPRYYCDYCDTYLTHDSPSVRKQHNAGYKHKANVRNYYQQFEEQQTQSLIDQRIKEHLGQAAAFQVGAPFNQHLLQYPGNMPRPRLPILPTPMMQHGYPQHQQPGGPFARPPILPVPGAPGYPGAPTMPQHGGPPGSMPMQVAPLPRPPTLPPPTSGAPGAPMSNNASPPGPPPMYQPNQPPTAGSTSGAPPLAPAAPPQAAFSYAQSNEGNH; encoded by the exons CCATCTGTCCGTAAGCAACACAATGCTGGATATAAACACAAG GCAAATGTTCGTAACTACTATCAGCAATTCGAGGAGCAGCAAACTCAAAGTTTGATTGATCAAAGGATAAAGGAACACCTGGGACAAGCTGCAGCGTTCCAAGTTGGCGCTCCTTTCAACCAACATCTTCTTCAATATCCAGGAAATatgccccgtccccgtcttccgATTCTGCCCACACCCATGATGCAACATGGTTATCCTCAACATCAACAACCTGGTGGGCCATTTGCAAGGCCTCCTATTTTACCAGTTCCTGGGGCTCCAG GTTATCCTGGTGCTCCAACCATGCCGCAGCACGGGGGCCCTCCTGGTTCAATGCCTATGCAGGTGGCACCTCTCCCAAGGCCTCCGACACTACCACCTCCAACATCTGGGGCCCCAGGTGCACCCATGTCCAACAACGCATCACCTCCAGGTCCTCCACCGATGTATCAACCAAATCAACCACCAACTGCAGGCTCAACTTCTGGCGCTCCACCCCTGGCCCCAGCGGCCCCTCCACAGGCTGCATTCTCCTATGCACAATCGAATGAAGGCAACCACTGA